DNA sequence from the Pomacea canaliculata isolate SZHN2017 linkage group LG7, ASM307304v1, whole genome shotgun sequence genome:
GCTAGAGGCACAACACTCTGCTTCCATCGTCACTTACAACAACAATTCCGAAAAGTGTTTAAGGTCCTCCAAATTCTCGGACTGTTTGTCGATGTCCGAGTACACCAGTGTCAAGGCCGTCATCAGTGATGTGGAGGCAGGACGTGGCCGAGTCCTCACCTGTGTGGCTGAGATTTTACAAGACCAAACCTATGTGAACGAAACCCTCGGCAATGTCACCATTACAGGACCTGCGACAACATCCAGGTGGGTGGAGACGACACCCAGCACCCACACTCTCACAACAGGTGCCGTCGAGGCACGGCCAACTGATGTGACACGTGATAACCATGGAAACCAAACCACACCTGTCACATCAAACTGCGTGGATCCAGGACAGCGTGACACACGTGTCACGTCGCCACTGAGTGTGTCGGTGTTGACGGCGGTGATTGTGGGGCTGATGCTGCTGGCTGGTCTCGCTCTCCTCCTCGCTCTTATGCTGCGGTAAGTCATCTGCCATTCACATACCCGACTTCTGCCTgttagtctgtctgtctgtctgtctgtctgtctgtctgttcatgtACATCTCTCagggatgagaaagagaaagtatcCCTTCCTATACTTGTTTCAGAAGAGAAAAGCGAAGGTCTCACAGCCTGCTGTACCGAATGCCCATGGATTTGCCCCTGCATAACTCTCGCCTGCCTGTAAACGCGAacagttacctcccttctccTCGTGCCTGCTCGGTTGTCAATGGCAACCAGACTCCACCTGCTCCCAGACTCTTGGCCCGCCGACGCCATCTGGCTGTTCGCAGACACTCGCTCCCTACAGATCACGATGATGTCTACTTGACCCCGCGCACCCCGGAGTGTTGCCCCTTGACCTCTGACCATTACACCGAGTGCAGGTCAGAAGAGGTGAGATCATGGGGCACTGAAGAGGAAAGCAGAACCAACCTACCAGAGAGATGCAGCAATGACCTAGACGACAACAACCCTTACAGCTCTGTCCTAGACTGTATTGGGGAGCAGGGTGAGAAAGTCAGTTCAATCTACATTAACAGTTTTTACTGAGCACACCTACAGTGGACTACATTGTGAACACATGATGCAGTGAACACAAGTAATACCTTAtaaactaaggtgaccagacgtcccgcttttgacctcgtgtcccgcctgaatatcgggcggtacgcccaatgtcccgctttctggctttctgacaagtccatcaaatgtcccggttgtctttaaaaatcaaaataccgtacgctgattcggcgttctttgtcggtgacgacaccatcatcggcacgtgtcccgctttcgcccccgaaacctctggtcaccttatataaACACACGATCTTCTGTGAACACAAATACTGCAAtttgaaaacatgaaaattgtGACATACATACGATGTATCAACACAAGGATACCTGTTGCTATGTACTGCACAATGGATTAACATAACCATTACATCATAAACACAGATATAATAGACACCAGCAGTATAATATGAACACATAAATATTGCTACATATGCACAAGTAAACAACGAATACTGTgaacacaaacactacaatGGCACAAGATTAATACTGTAGACAACTAATTATAAACACACGTATAAAAGTATGCATTCATATTGTCAAGACAAGtaacataatattaataactgCATACAAATGCACTGggatttttaataaaagtatcACACCATCAACACATGTGTCAGCAGCatacaatataaacataaaagctAGATTAGGAACAGACAAGAAAGTACAcacgaaacaaaacaatcagaaagagacatcacacacataccacagggaatattgtaaatataaaaatatgtatttctaACATGCATTGATAGCATAATTTATTACATGCATCGATAACATTGCTTATTCTAGATGAACACACATTCGTTGTGTCTTGTTGTTAACCAAGCATAACACTTTCCCAGAATTTAAAAGTCCTACATGAATGCATACATTTGACAGGATTACACTGAGTCCACAGTCCACAATCCCAGTAAAGACAGTCACGTGTCCCCAGTGCAGGGCAAAATGTCcactgtataaaataaataaacgccTCCCCTTCCCATTACAAGACAATGTGTCTATGATAGAAGGTAATGCATCCTCAGTACACGGCATGTCCCCAATACAAGACAACATGTTCCCACTCCAGGACATGTCCACAGTCCCTGACAGCAATGTCCactgtataaaataatacttttaccCTGTACAACAACAAGAATGGTAAGTGAAGTTTATCGGGATATCTATTTTACCATGAACAAGGGAacgattgaaaaataaatcaatggaTGTGGTACAGtacacaacagaaaaacatactttaatagttttttaaatACGATGATGAGTACAGTTTTAACAAAAGTAGTTTAAACGCTATTAGAACTCTTCAAAACGTTGATTACCTCATTAACATGCCTTCAGTCACAGCCTATTGGCACTTATCACTCTCTTTCAtacagtttataaaataaagtttctttcAACTAACAGATTATTCTCACTTAACGCTGTATTTAACGTGGCTCACACGAAACAGTGTCTTTCAATTGACAGTGTCTTTAAGCAAGGTCTGTTCACAGCCACAGTGTCTTCAAGCTGGCTCCTTTCCACAGTCACAGTGTCACGTGCGCCTGTCATTTCATGTGGCAAAAATGAAAGTAGGGACACATGTGACACATCACACAACTAGTATAGGGTGACACATAGTTAACTGAATAAAATGAGTGACACAAGGACATGTCTGATGTCATCAGTGCATGGATATATTGATTGTATTACCTTATGTTATGACATCACCACATGTGTATAGAGAATGGATTATCTTTCAATATGTCACTATCACATCAGTATGTATACTGTGATGCATTTTCACCTAGACAAAATGTACCACCTATAATTACCGCAAAGAGATATAAGTGTAACTTTATGATATGTCATTACAACAAAGCTGTATAGAGTGTACCATCTTGAAGTGTTTTACCATATAGGTTTATAGAATGCACCACCTTATAAAATCTTACCAGATAAGTGTATAGAATGTACTTACTTGCGACATGTCATCACCATACAAGTATTTAGAATATCATTTTGCAAACCtttctttgtgtaaaaaatgacaatgaccaatGTTTGTGAATATTTCACTGATATATTTGTACATGATGCACTACTGCAGTGATGTTTTATCTCTGAAATAGTTGTGTATGATACAGTATTGTAGTTTGAACTGCTTGTACATTATAAACTATTGTAGTCTGATATATTTGTACACGATACACTATTGTATTctaatttatatctgatataTTTGCAGATGACACACTACTGTAGACTAGTCTATATCACTGATAGACTGCTACATAGTAAGCTGCTGTACTCTGCTATAGTTGTAGACTCCTCTCACATTTCGGTCATtggtaaagaaaacattaaagggTTCATTGTTTTCAGAGGGTGGTACCCATCTCTTCTTCACTGCCCTAACACTCCTCAACACTCTAATGGGTCTGGTACCCATTTCCCAGCTCTGCTGACCATGGTGGCATGTAGCTGTCTGCCTTTTGTGGAACAatggctaaataatattaatgacaataattttCTGATACCTTATTTGTTCactttgccaaagcctttgatgCTATGGATCATAATCTGCTTatcaaaaaactaaaaaaattatataaactaAGGACTGGCAGCACCAAACTCCTTACCTCCTTTCTCGATAATCGAACTCAGAGAGTCGCTGTAAATAACCAACTGTCTGATCCTTTTGAAGTTAAATTTGCTGTTCCTCAAGGCTCAGTATTATAAgctcttcttttcttcatataCATGAATGATCTTCCTCTTCACATATCCGAatcatgtgaaatattttcagacaaaGCCACAATACAggcacaccaccaccaccaccactaccaccaacagattgagcctcctgcttccatcctACAGATGAGCGCCGACAAACTTCAGGCTTGGGCCGATTCAAACCACAAGtccctcaacccccagaaaactgaagtcatgcttctgacgaccagaaaaaaacaaaacaaacaaaaacaaaacaaaacaaacctagCCAACCCATTTGCAAGTATCCATATGGCGCTCAGTCAATCATGGAAGTACAGCTTCACAAACACATGGGTGTCACCATCGACAGTAACATATTGGTGGCCCAACACATCTCAGCCACAAGCAAAAGCATCTCCAACTATCAGCTGGCAAGAATTAGAAATTTGCTAGACACAAGAAAAGTCATCTATACTACCGTCAGTCAGTCTACCATTTACTATACTTCCTCCCCTcctaaatttaataaatgcgttttcatgtacaaaatactgaggggtaaactatcgccaagactctctctattattttcctccaataactctagaacctggctaaaactgaatattcccattcctagacAAGACCTCTCCATCTTTACTAACTGACCTCCGTGAACTGCTTTCAGCGCCA
Encoded proteins:
- the LOC112568829 gene encoding uncharacterized protein LOC112568829; the encoded protein is MAPQGQKGHLINLWLVWMVCLQSDVTTAVSPLDVTLVHQVTCTYHGTSLSYLRLLEAQHSASIVTYNNNSEKCLRSSKFSDCLSMSEYTSVKAVISDVEAGRGRVLTCVAEILQDQTYVNETLGNVTITGPATTSRWVETTPSTHTLTTGAVEARPTDVTRDNHGNQTTPVTSNCVDPGQRDTRVTSPLSVSVLTAVIVGLMLLAGLALLLALMLRREKRRSHSLLYRMPMDLPLHNSRLPVNANSYLPSPRACSVVNGNQTPPAPRLLARRRHLAVRRHSLPTDHDDVYLTPRTPECCPLTSDHYTECRSEEVRSWGTEEESRTNLPERCSNDLDDNNPYSSVLDCIGEQGEKVSSIYINSFY